The window GGAATCAGAAACCTCCCTCAAGGATACCTTGATTCCATCATCTATTCTCAACTTACCCCAATTTTCCGTTCTGGCTAAGAAGGAATTGAATGCATATACCCCAGAATCTCAACagtaaaacagaaaaagaaacagCAGCTATGGGAAGAACCCAAAGGCTAGTGCATCGCTCCCTTGAAAGAGTTGGGACTGCAATGGATACTATAGGGAAGAATGAAGATAAGTGGTTGAATGATGCTGCCTATCAACCAACAAATGGTGGGAGAGGATTTCAAGTTTTTGCATTCCATCATTAATTCTTCAATGGTAAATTGAAATTTCAACCCAAAGAGAAATAAAtggaatataataaaaaaaaaattcccatttTGCTTGCCATATATTATATTCTTGGAAGGTACTAAATTGGATTTGACAGCCAGAAGAATTTctaatggaaaataaaatttcctaTGTATGCAAATTCAGTTGACATATAGGATATTCTTGGTAGGTACTAAAATGGAGTTGACAGCCAGAAGAAATTCTGACAATGGATATTCTCCATAGAAGATTTCATGTCGTAACAAGCATTCCAAGGAACCACAAAGGCTCCATCAAAAGAACTGGGAGAAATTCAACTCCATAACTAAAATCCACAACCAAGGAGAACCCTAATCCTGTAGAAATGTAGGCATACAATATGCAGTAGTAGACGGCAACCCAGACAGATGCCCTTCACAATAATGTATTAAGATAATGCTATTAAATTTTTCCGTTGTCAAAGAACAAGTTCTATTTGTCTATAAAAATATTATCACTAAATCTTGTGTGGTAAAGAAGCTTGTTTGCGGCATTCCATTGCAGCAGCAATGAAGCATAAGTGAGCTAACATAAGTGATGATAACCAACCGTTGTATTCCAATGACTCGTCTTACATAGAGAGCAATCAGTGCCTAAAACACAGATGACAACAATctaaaggaattcttttgtttaTACTCTGCATCTCAAATAATGAAGAAAGGGCTAAGTACACAATGCAGAGATCATGACAGAAAGCTTCCTTGTACAATTAACATCCATTTACAAAATGCTCCAACTGAGATATACCAACATGACAGAGTACAGAACCAAGTTTCAACACcccaagccccccccccccccaaaaaaaaaaagaagcctgAGGCCAGTTGATGGCATTTAAGGCAATCCttttcaaataagaaataatgtgTCATGCAGAACAGAAAGAAATTGAAGGTTGAGCCTTGAAGCAATACCAAATGGATGATCTGAATCAGATCCATAACATCGTCGAATCCTAGAACATTTAAATTTCTTAGGAAGGCATTATTTTGACCTACGAAATCCCAAATTTGGATCTTGTCAATTGAAACAGTGAGTATGGATATCAGATTAACCTTATTTAATCAtcccaagagaaaaaaaaaaataaaaaattgtatctATTGTTCTTCGCATAAATGGATCCATGTTACTGGACAGCCATTAATGGATAAAAGAGAGCTAAATTCCAGCAGACCACCGAATTGCTACAGTGATAAATTATGGCATCATCTGCAAAGCCTGCTAGAATCAGACTAAATCATttaagaaagtggaattccgtACCATATCACCAAGCCCAAGCATCATGAAGTCTGTTGCATTAGCTCCAGGAACCATTCCACCCAACAAATTTCTAGGAAAGACGATCTTTACGGGCAACTCCAGTTTCTTAGTAATCAGTTGCAGCCCTGGAAGGCTCAAAGTATTAGCCACTGTGTGAACAGGATTAGATGCTTGCTGTGTGGCAACAGAGACCATGACATTTTCACCAAATAATCTCTCTGAAAAGAAAACCCAGAATATATCGTACACAAACAAGCATACAAGAAGCAGTGCACAGATTTTGATGTTTGGAAGACGAACATGGCTAACAAACGCAATACAAATTGAAATTCCCAACAAGTTGTTCAACACCCAATGCCCAGAAACAAGCCAGGCTACAACGATCCCTGTGCACAGTAATACAAGTATCCCCTGACATCGAGTGAATGGCTTCGAACAGCAACGCGACACAAAAGGGTCCACCAGGCCGAATTGTACCTTGAAATATGTGACATATGGAGATAAacagaagaagagggaagaggcaGATGCCACTGCTGTGAAGGCTGTAAGTAGCTGCGATacagaggagaagagatagaaCATAAGCAGTAGGCTACAAGAGCTCATTACTGGGATCATGAGTGCTTGGGAACTATCTAATGTGATGGATGCCTCTGACAAATCCCGGTTTCGCTCCATTTCTTTCCCATAATTCAGAGCTCGAAGTGCCGATCCAAAGGTCACTGCTACTGCTGTTAGTATAAGAGTGACCGGAGCAGGCTCCAGCAAAAATGCGAGCTTCCATAACGGCTCCATTATCAAATATATAAACAATTGTCTTTAAATCTCTTCCCACTTAGTCCTTCTGCGAGGAAATTAACATGTTCGGAAGAACAAAGCCCTAAAGATGCCGTGTATCTGCTACCAAGGCTGCAGTCTTTCTCCAACGGAAACTTGCCTGGAGAAATTCATGCAACCTGGAAAATAATCACCGCAGAATGAGGTTAAAATGCACGCAAAGTGTACCTGAAGATAAACAATTACAGTGTTAGACGACATACAAAATAATCACCTGCAACTAAGAACAAAAAGCTTACACGAAAGTCCCCCAATATGAACTGATAGCTTTGAAAACGCTAGAATTTCACAACTGAATCTGAGACCAAATTTCTAAAAGGTAAAGATAAACTTCTTTTTCCATATCCGGCGATCTAGGGATCCGAATCAGGGATcgaaaaagaaagaatcttCCAAAAAGATGTTTCGAATAAATAAATGGGTAATCAAGAACAAGAATGAGCGATTAGACAGTGAATCGAACTAAGAAAACTCAAGATCGGCAGTAACAACTGACGATATCAATTCATGTGAATTTAGAGTTGAAACCTCTTCCTATCAGCtataataaacaaaggaaaaagaaaataatgaacaACAAAGACGATGAGATTCAGAGCGACAAGAGTTGTTCCAGTTCCTCTCAAACACAAAAACTGAAAGAGGCTTTGGATGGACTCACCTTGGACTGAAGATTCCACCAAGAGAGCTCCTTGAGCGGAGAGTGTTTTCACGGGACACCTCACGTCATTGCCCCTCTGCATTAACGAAATAACAACAATGCCATCTCTCCGAGGAAAGGACGAGCAGGGCTCTATTCCATTTTCGATAGCCATGGCCCATGGGGCAATTTTTATCCTCTACTGTTAGAGTACGGtgttgtactgcatcgtgcgacGTTGCATAGACCATGTGGCACAGTATCGCCAcacgatgcagtacagcacTGTGCAGTTAcaacataggataaaaattcggtgTCAACCCGAATTGGCACTCCTCCAGTGGTGGCGAGAGCTGGAAGATCCGGCCCAGCAAAAATAGAGGGGATTTGGTCATTTTCACATctggaggagagccgaattgggtgtcaaccggtcggttTCGATTTAGCCGAATCAATCTCCACCAATTGAAGATCATGAAATGTTTCCAAGTAATCAGGCCTCATAGGTCAAGACTTTGATATTCGGTCCACTTGTTAATGGTTTATAATCAAGGTCAAGGTAATTATGCTTGTTGGGCTTTAAATGGTTTAATTGACTAATTCAACTATAAACAATCATTTATTGATCGGTTACAATATTCAGATAAGCCCGATGGTCACTACCTTGCATTGGAAACGCCTGACTATTAATCAATTGGTGCTTGAGCCTGACTCGTTTATAATTGATCAAATCGATTTTGGGTTTCAACTGATCAGTTCATGTGGACTTATTGATGCGGACCAACTTTTAACACCCCTACCCCATCTTAATTCTTAAGGGTGtcaaccaaaccaaacccataTCGAGCCATTTACACTTTAACTAtggaaccgtttaataaatgattttttttttttttttttgcaaaattgAGACTGATTAGTTAAACAGTTTAAACCGACAATAAACTGTTATTAATATATACATGGTAAATTAAGTCATTCatgattaaaataaataaatccattaaaaaaattgagacattcaaaccttttgaataaaaattgaagcaTATAAACAATTAGAATCTTacaattattatttaaaaaaaaaaacatatgacaATAATCAATTTAATGTTACATTTACATCTATttcaatataaaaattaaatgagaataaaattgtatgaataaaaaattaaaacgaATAAAACCGTTTAAAACGGAAATTGTTACTAAACGGTTTGATCTCGATTTTACTTAAAAAATCTTGCACcgaatcgaaccaaaccgaattaacACCCTTCGGCCCATCACCCCACCCACACAAACAAAAACTCCTACAGTTCCCGCTCCTATATTCCAATCTTCCTACTACAAGTTCCAAATTGCATGGATCTCTCCTAGACATTTAATCGAATAGTTGGAGCCATGGTTCAAGTAATGGATCAACATCTATCGATTTCCATTTTGATTCAGCGGGAATCAGTTAAAATCGGCACGGAATTGGCTTGGACCCTTAAAATTCAGTACAAATCGGCGGGAATGGTTGGAGCTTAAGCTGGTTCAGATCAAAATTGAACGTGCCTCATCATgtaaatctaaaaataaaacgGATAAGAGCTCTTTGTGAGGGAGCGTGGCTCTTACGTGTATGCGAGGGCCAATAAGAGCACACATGGACAcatcatgggggtgggatttccacctttcattgggGGTAGGATCGTCATTTGGCCTCCTATTGTGTCTGGGCGTGGACAGTACATTCTCCCACAAGAAACTTCTCTCCAAATAAATATACTAGTTTTTATGAAGCATGTCAACTTGAAATAAGCACAATACAAATTACATGATCCGATATTTACATGGAGCAAAATGTACTAGCATCAAGCTCTTCTCCAAGGAACTTAGCGTCAGGGAGTGCCTAGggggcatccaatggctgggttgtgccacacacattCCAACGGCTGATTGGTGTGCGCcaggatgtgtgcgacacaaccCAGCCGTTAGATGTCCCCCTGGCCATTCCTGGGCGCTGggttccctggagaggagctagATCCAAATGTACCAATACCTGAATTTGTCCTGATTAGCATATATGTGACGTCTAATGGTTAATTCACTTAAACAAATTTAGATCGATTAATGATTaagattttcaaatttgaatcctTTGATATCCGACTAATTTTGGGTGCTATATATTCTattaaggaggagtgatatgatctcgattgaaggagttaaaagagctagggatagacctaaaatgaccatagaagaagtggtgaagaaggacATGCATGACCTAGGTCTTGAACTAAGTATGACCTTagacagagcctattggagagcaaggatttATGTtacagaccccatttagttgagattctctTGACGTGCTGGGTTGTGCctatttcctcttactatctttcatcttttttttttttctattttttcttttttttaaattctgttttccctactttgttctgtttggatccatgtaaccgaccccattaaattgggataaggttgTATATATTCTAGAAACTAATAAGAGTACCATGATGTTTCCCAAGaagtattttttctttattatgtaaatagaaataattataaaatatataatataataggaAATTTTTTCTTGTAATCAAAATTTGTGAAAAAAAGATgtaacccttattttttttggtctttctaAGGTaacacaaatttttttctttcaatgaaaGTAAATTCTGTCATTTCACAAAAAACAATGACAACCCAAAATGATAAGTCTGCATTCTTTTTATCCTTAccttaaataaattttgaaaataaaataaggggcaTTTAGAAAAAGATTATAATTTTTGAATTTATCACTTTGGTGACACTGACAACAAGTTTGTATAATATATCGAAACAAATATACTGACAAGTTATTACCTGATATCTAAATAGGAAGGGTGGTGGAATAACAAATTGCGCTAGTCCATTCACATCTGGAACCTTATTATTGGAATGCGGCAATTCTTTTGAATACCCAAAACATTGGTGGAAGCACACCCACCATAACTGATACACCTGCATAATTACTACTCAAATGGAAATATACACTTGACTAAAAGAATGTCACAGTTGATTAAAAATTAAAGGTATGGATAAAGCAAGAAATTGTTCGTTATTGTAAAGTGTGTTGTATGATTGAGTTGGATCACTAGATTTGGCATGTGGTCAATCTATTAGATTACCCATCCAACGAAAGGGTTGGATGGACCACTTAGCTCTTCCATGTGACTTAAAATAAGATGCACATGCATTGTGATAGAATTGTCATGATGCTTGTTCTAATAAAGTTCTATGGTTGCAACAATATAGAAAGGTAACTTTAGGTGGATCATTAAATTATCCAATTTGAAATCTTTAAAATCATATGGTTAtcctatttctctttcttccttcttcaactTATGTGGTTAAAATCTAGCAACTTACAACCACAGCGATAGACTTTGAATGAATGACTGCAATCTAATATCCCACATTAAGTGTCTTTCTCCTTCCTTGACCTTGTAG is drawn from Telopea speciosissima isolate NSW1024214 ecotype Mountain lineage chromosome 1, Tspe_v1, whole genome shotgun sequence and contains these coding sequences:
- the LOC122641061 gene encoding signal peptide peptidase-like 1, which produces MEPLWKLAFLLEPAPVTLILTAVAVTFGSALRALNYGKEMERNRDLSEASITLDSSQALMIPVMSSCSLLLMFYLFSSVSQLLTAFTAVASASSLFFCLSPYVTYFKVQFGLVDPFVSRCCSKPFTRCQGILVLLCTGIVVAWLVSGHWVLNNLLGISICIAFVSHVRLPNIKICALLLVCLFVYDIFWVFFSERLFGENVMVSVATQQASNPVHTVANTLSLPGLQLITKKLELPVKIVFPRNLLGGMVPGANATDFMMLGLGDMAIPAMLLALVLCFDHQKSRDSAGMLDISSPKGHKYIWYALPGYAIGLVSALAAGILTHSPQPALLYLVPSTLGPVVVLSWLKKELSDLWEGTTQNLNEKSRLPEV